In one window of Streptomyces griseus subsp. griseus DNA:
- a CDS encoding MerR family transcriptional regulator, with the protein MRSTASNAPSGDGAVAPPTALWPCGSRSAHGFKSDSEPGLEWDSDSDPVSLSIGELAHRCQVSTRSLRYYEEQGLLLPSRNAVGHRRYQAKDADCVGFIQRLYGAGLPSDLIRTVVQEWKLPDSAPRVEALLRTRHAELSHEVEELRSKLTGLEAVLNAVTGNK; encoded by the coding sequence ATGCGTTCCACTGCTTCGAATGCCCCATCCGGAGATGGCGCTGTGGCGCCTCCAACGGCCCTCTGGCCGTGCGGTAGCAGGTCGGCGCACGGTTTCAAATCGGACTCCGAGCCAGGTCTCGAGTGGGACTCCGATTCGGACCCCGTGTCCCTGTCGATCGGTGAACTGGCTCACCGGTGCCAAGTGAGCACGCGGTCACTGCGGTACTACGAGGAGCAAGGTCTCCTGCTCCCGTCGCGCAATGCCGTGGGGCACCGCAGGTACCAGGCCAAAGACGCTGACTGCGTCGGGTTTATCCAGCGTCTGTACGGCGCGGGCCTGCCGAGCGACCTGATCCGTACGGTGGTGCAGGAGTGGAAACTCCCCGACTCCGCACCCCGGGTCGAGGCTCTGCTGCGTACGCGGCACGCCGAACTCTCACATGAAGTGGAGGAACTGCGTTCGAAGCTGACGGGGCTGGAAGCCGTACTGAACGCGGTGACCGGCAACAAGTGA
- a CDS encoding FAD-dependent monooxygenase, translating to MGERRVVVSGGSIAGLSVAFWMRRLGWQVTVIERAPAFRDGGQNVDVRGVAREVLDRMGLFEAVKRQNTTETGTVFVDADGRVTAELPSVGPDGATAELEVLRGDLARTVHDHLPPGVVSVHGDSIETVADSAEGVRIVTSAGRQIDCDLLVVAEGVRSATRDRVFTSGEVTRTDLDVTMVFGTIPRTEDDDDRWRWHTTTRGRQIHLRPDRHGTTRAVLSFSPGDDLTGLDRTTALARLRERYAGAGWQAPRVLDAFDTAEDLYIDQLTQIRMPTWHRGHIVVAGDAGWCVTPMGGGGASLALTSGYVLAAQIAAHPGDTEAALLAYQAWMRPLVDGVQHLPHGIKHFAYPQTQTGLALRRLADKLLTSAPLKPLTAKLTQVAATERQLPAFPDASR from the coding sequence ATGGGCGAGCGTCGTGTGGTGGTGTCCGGAGGGAGTATTGCCGGGTTGTCGGTCGCTTTCTGGATGCGGCGGCTCGGGTGGCAGGTCACGGTGATCGAGCGGGCGCCCGCTTTCCGGGACGGGGGGCAGAATGTCGACGTGCGGGGCGTTGCCCGTGAGGTCTTGGACCGCATGGGGCTGTTCGAGGCGGTGAAGAGGCAGAACACGACGGAGACGGGGACGGTCTTCGTCGACGCGGATGGCCGGGTGACGGCCGAGCTGCCTTCCGTGGGTCCGGACGGTGCGACGGCCGAGCTGGAGGTGCTGCGCGGTGACCTGGCCCGTACCGTCCACGACCATCTGCCGCCCGGTGTCGTCTCCGTTCACGGTGACAGCATCGAGACCGTGGCGGACTCCGCCGAAGGCGTCCGCATCGTCACGTCCGCCGGACGACAGATCGACTGCGATCTCCTGGTGGTCGCCGAGGGAGTGCGCTCGGCGACGCGCGACCGCGTCTTCACATCCGGGGAGGTGACCAGGACCGACCTCGACGTGACCATGGTCTTCGGTACGATCCCCCGCACGGAGGATGACGACGACCGGTGGCGCTGGCACACCACCACCCGGGGACGGCAGATCCATCTGCGGCCCGACCGCCACGGCACCACCCGTGCAGTCCTCTCGTTCAGCCCGGGGGACGACCTCACCGGCCTGGACCGCACAACTGCTCTGGCCCGGCTTCGAGAACGGTATGCCGGCGCGGGCTGGCAGGCACCCCGTGTCCTCGACGCTTTCGATACCGCCGAGGACCTCTACATCGACCAGCTGACCCAGATCAGGATGCCGACCTGGCACCGCGGGCACATCGTCGTGGCGGGGGATGCCGGATGGTGTGTCACACCGATGGGCGGGGGAGGCGCATCACTCGCTCTCACCAGCGGATACGTCCTGGCCGCGCAGATCGCCGCACACCCCGGGGACACCGAGGCCGCCCTGCTGGCCTACCAAGCCTGGATGCGCCCTCTGGTCGACGGTGTTCAGCATCTGCCGCACGGGATCAAGCACTTCGCCTATCCACAGACCCAAACCGGCCTGGCTCTACGCCGCCTCGCCGACAAACTCCTGACCTCTGCGCCGCTCAAGCCCCTGACCGCGAAGCTCACACAAGTCGCCGCCACCGAGCGCCAGCTCCCTGCCTTCCCCGATGCCAGCCGATGA
- a CDS encoding ATP-binding protein, giving the protein MTTCASARAVITALLHPLKSASQHAETDAHLAVSELISNALRHGGGLTGFKADLNPDATRLRLQVEDSSPEPPRSCPAPDPATPGGRGWAIIKRIATTCSVAILPGAGKRITVTIAI; this is encoded by the coding sequence ATGACCACCTGCGCCAGCGCCCGGGCAGTGATCACCGCCCTCCTGCACCCTTTGAAGAGCGCCTCACAGCACGCCGAGACCGACGCGCACCTCGCCGTGTCGGAGCTGATCAGCAACGCGCTCCGGCACGGCGGCGGCCTGACCGGATTCAAGGCCGACCTCAACCCGGACGCCACCCGGCTGCGCCTCCAAGTCGAGGATTCCAGCCCTGAACCGCCGCGCAGTTGCCCCGCTCCGGATCCGGCGACTCCCGGCGGGCGAGGGTGGGCCATCATCAAACGCATCGCCACAACCTGCTCGGTCGCCATCCTCCCCGGCGCCGGAAAACGCATCACGGTCACCATCGCCATCTGA
- a CDS encoding ATP-binding protein, with the protein MEFALHPLLCAQDSYSLRAHRAGFEDAMLVASELVGHVLHHPESSPDVLDHQENSPGCFLVCLLHSDEVTITVTDTCEEILPLCPHPPAPGGNGLAGLGWWVINKVADQVVVQALPTGGKTITVAVPLSGP; encoded by the coding sequence GTGGAGTTCGCTCTCCACCCGCTGCTGTGCGCGCAGGACAGCTACTCCCTCCGAGCACATCGGGCCGGTTTCGAGGACGCGATGCTGGTCGCCTCCGAGCTCGTCGGGCATGTACTCCACCACCCCGAGAGCTCCCCCGATGTGCTCGACCACCAAGAGAACTCCCCTGGTTGCTTCCTGGTGTGCCTCCTCCACAGTGACGAGGTCACCATCACCGTGACCGACACCTGCGAGGAGATCCTTCCTCTCTGTCCACACCCACCGGCCCCTGGCGGCAACGGTCTGGCGGGCCTGGGGTGGTGGGTGATCAACAAGGTCGCCGACCAGGTCGTCGTGCAAGCCCTGCCCACCGGCGGCAAGACGATCACCGTGGCCGTGCCGCTCTCCGGTCCCTGA
- a CDS encoding NIPSNAP family protein — protein MSSYMLAQLQLKYGFANLARYEAAMVTIRELFEAQGISLVAGTVTQVGPLYEAFNLWEIEDQGHLERALNAMTLSDPRTLVAMGELDATVENEQTRFLGSLAFAGNANGT, from the coding sequence ATGAGCAGCTACATGCTGGCGCAGCTCCAACTCAAGTACGGTTTCGCGAATCTGGCGCGCTACGAAGCCGCCATGGTGACTATCCGTGAACTCTTCGAAGCGCAAGGCATCTCGCTGGTTGCGGGCACGGTGACGCAGGTCGGACCGCTGTACGAGGCATTCAACCTGTGGGAGATCGAGGACCAGGGCCACCTGGAGCGCGCGCTCAATGCCATGACACTCAGCGATCCTCGCACCCTGGTGGCGATGGGCGAGCTGGATGCCACGGTAGAGAACGAACAGACGCGTTTTCTCGGCTCGCTCGCGTTCGCGGGGAACGCGAACGGTACGTGA
- a CDS encoding TetR/AcrR family transcriptional regulator → MIEPSGRRERKKAATRQKIADTALRLFLERGYDDVGIRDVAAEADVAVTTLFSHFPAKEALVFERDQGFERGLVQAVTDRAPDEPLIPALCQEIHALVRHCTAPEAAPVRSLIASSPALREYEESMRLRHADSLAAAIAANLGVPETSTACRTIARFVIDAYALACEATEPRDAVDEVFQMIEAAWDASRFA, encoded by the coding sequence ATGATCGAGCCGTCCGGGCGCCGCGAGCGCAAGAAGGCCGCGACCCGCCAGAAGATCGCCGACACCGCTCTGCGCCTTTTCCTGGAACGTGGCTACGACGACGTGGGCATCCGGGATGTGGCCGCCGAAGCCGATGTGGCCGTCACCACGCTCTTCTCGCATTTCCCCGCGAAAGAGGCGCTGGTCTTCGAGCGCGATCAAGGTTTCGAGCGCGGCCTCGTGCAGGCAGTCACCGACCGGGCTCCGGACGAGCCGCTGATCCCGGCGCTGTGCCAGGAGATCCACGCCCTGGTACGCCACTGCACGGCACCCGAGGCCGCCCCGGTCCGGAGTCTGATCGCTTCCTCACCGGCGCTGCGGGAGTACGAAGAGTCGATGCGGCTGCGTCACGCGGACTCGCTGGCCGCCGCCATCGCCGCCAACCTCGGCGTGCCGGAAACGTCGACGGCCTGCCGGACCATCGCGAGGTTCGTGATCGACGCCTACGCACTGGCCTGCGAGGCGACCGAGCCAAGGGACGCGGTGGACGAGGTCTTCCAGATGATCGAGGCGGCCTGGGACGCCTCGCGGTTCGCCTGA
- a CDS encoding Curculin domain-containing protein (mannose-binding) lectin: MRELPMFERLYPDVQLISPSERFVLRCDSEGVAVVTDTDRDQVVWRAGATGQLLLGHGYEVVVEGGQDDETVWRSGFAAPGAQYLVLTDAGELELLDRTHVRLGNIRTGLTDPTPLGDTAPAAAITGDTYLVKEGKTRRTVAREQDGWLRVCEYGKSGGRSYALTRPLVDWFEQEDTVLTWRRHLAGGSKSKSLMLCLVDSAGTVLWHEGTQRPHGPVPPGEPYAFGGPALEAGGRLRNQSLTSPAGTHTLAHQGNGDLTLYCHTERRAVWSTGTGWVDGGWAELSEDGVLSVRNTHGVPVWSSGPSGSGARRLVVGDDGRAELHDEDGRPVWSTGTHTACHGPTADAPRGAVLRRGQTLGRHSLTSPDGNTVLGHWDERRLVLFGADQTWLWYAHLGETAEPGLRLDEDGMLRVLGDDRPPLGGPADELRVEEGGVVLCRADGTVVWRDGEPVAEPSASPGPPAQGGPVKNLPDTDETLLIRTDFSDLDPASSTTNQAHSTEARLATD, from the coding sequence GTGCGTGAACTGCCCATGTTCGAGCGTCTCTACCCCGATGTCCAGCTGATTTCCCCCTCGGAGAGGTTCGTGCTGCGGTGCGACTCGGAGGGTGTCGCCGTGGTCACCGACACCGACCGCGATCAGGTCGTCTGGCGTGCGGGCGCAACTGGACAACTGCTTCTCGGACACGGGTACGAGGTCGTCGTCGAGGGCGGGCAGGACGACGAAACGGTCTGGCGCTCCGGTTTCGCCGCGCCCGGGGCCCAGTACCTCGTCCTCACGGATGCCGGAGAGCTGGAACTCCTGGACCGCACACACGTCCGCCTGGGCAACATACGCACCGGACTCACCGACCCTACGCCGCTGGGGGACACGGCGCCCGCAGCTGCCATCACCGGCGACACCTATCTGGTCAAGGAGGGGAAGACGCGGCGGACAGTGGCCCGCGAGCAGGACGGCTGGCTGCGGGTCTGCGAGTACGGGAAGAGCGGGGGTAGGAGCTACGCGCTGACCCGTCCGCTGGTCGACTGGTTCGAACAGGAAGACACCGTGCTCACCTGGCGCCGGCACCTGGCGGGTGGTTCGAAATCCAAAAGCCTGATGCTGTGCCTGGTCGACTCCGCCGGAACCGTCCTGTGGCACGAGGGCACCCAGCGCCCGCATGGACCGGTCCCCCCGGGAGAGCCCTACGCGTTCGGTGGGCCCGCGCTGGAGGCGGGAGGGCGCCTGCGCAACCAGTCCCTGACGTCTCCCGCAGGTACGCACACCCTGGCTCACCAGGGCAACGGCGACCTGACCCTGTACTGCCACACCGAGCGCCGGGCTGTGTGGTCGACCGGCACGGGATGGGTGGACGGAGGATGGGCCGAGCTCTCCGAGGACGGTGTCCTCTCCGTCCGCAACACCCATGGTGTCCCGGTGTGGAGCTCCGGCCCGTCCGGTTCGGGAGCCCGCCGGCTCGTCGTCGGTGATGACGGCCGTGCCGAACTGCATGACGAGGACGGCCGGCCGGTGTGGTCAACCGGCACACACACGGCATGCCACGGACCCACGGCCGACGCCCCGCGGGGTGCCGTGCTGCGCCGAGGACAGACACTCGGACGGCACTCCCTCACCTCCCCCGACGGAAACACCGTGCTCGGACACTGGGACGAACGCCGCCTCGTTCTGTTCGGGGCCGACCAGACCTGGCTCTGGTACGCGCACCTCGGCGAGACGGCCGAGCCCGGACTACGGCTCGACGAGGACGGCATGCTGCGCGTTCTCGGCGACGACCGCCCGCCGCTGGGCGGACCAGCCGACGAACTGCGTGTCGAGGAGGGCGGAGTGGTCCTGTGCCGTGCCGACGGCACCGTCGTCTGGCGCGACGGGGAGCCGGTGGCCGAGCCCTCCGCCTCCCCGGGCCCGCCCGCACAGGGAGGACCCGTGAAGAACCTGCCGGACACGGACGAGACCCTGTTGATCCGCACCGACTTCTCCGACCTTGACCCTGCCTCATCAACCACCAACCAGGCCCATTCGACTGAGGCACGTCTCGCAACGGATTGA
- a CDS encoding IS5 family transposase (programmed frameshift), with protein MAKRNSRPWIVSDELWSLVEPLLPVPAPKLVAGRPRVPDRQALCGILFVLHTGIQWEYLPQELGFGSGMTCWRRLAAWNDAGVWDRLHVVLLKKLRSAKQLDWSRAVIDSSHVRAARRGPKGGPSPVDRARPGSKHHVLVDGQGIPLAVSLTGGNRNDVTQLMPLLAKVPSVAGLVGRPRRRPDMLLADRGYDHDKYRRLVWAQGIRPVIARRGVPHGSGLGVHRWVVERTIAWLHGFRRLRVRWERRDDIHEAFLGLATCLITHRHVQRLC; from the exons GTGGCGAAGAGGAACTCCCGGCCGTGGATCGTGTCGGACGAACTGTGGTCGCTGGTCGAGCCGTTGCTGCCGGTCCCGGCGCCGAAGCTGGTGGCGGGGCGGCCGCGGGTACCCGACCGGCAGGCTCTGTGCGGGATCCTGTTCGTGCTCCACACCGGGATCCAGTGGGAGTACCTGCCCCAGGAGCTCGGCTTCGGCTCGGGCATGACGTGCTGGCGACGGCTCGCCGCCTGGAACGATGCCGGCGTGTGGGACCGGCTGCACGTGGTCCTGCTCAAGAAGCTGCGCTCGGCGAAGCAGTTGGACTGGTCGCGGGCGGTGATCGACTCCAGCCATGTCCGGGCCGCCCGACGCGGCCCAAAAG GCGGACCGAGCCCGGTCGACCGCGCACGGCCGGGCAGCAAGCACCACGTTCTCGTCGATGGACAGGGCATCCCGCTCGCGGTGTCTTTGACCGGCGGAAACCGCAACGACGTCACTCAGCTGATGCCCCTGCTCGCCAAGGTCCCGTCCGTGGCCGGCCTGGTCGGCCGGCCACGGCGGCGACCGGACATGCTGCTGGCCGACCGGGGCTACGACCACGACAAATACCGCCGCCTCGTCTGGGCTCAGGGCATCAGACCGGTCATCGCCCGACGCGGTGTCCCGCACGGCTCCGGCCTCGGCGTCCACCGATGGGTCGTCGAGCGGACCATCGCCTGGCTGCACGGATTCCGGCGTCTCCGTGTCCGATGGGAACGACGCGACGACATCCACGAAGCCTTCCTCGGCCTCGCCACCTGCCTCATCACTCACCGACACGTCCAACGCCTTTGTTAG
- a CDS encoding NADP-dependent oxidoreductase: MKKVSFAEFGSPDVLRLIDAEEPHAGPGEIRISVRAAGVNPVDWRIREGQVLGAHPTQLPSGVGLDAAGVVDEVGEGVGGVEIGDSVFGEGASTYAEFAVLAAWARMPEGLTFEEAAGYPSVVETALRVIREVGVRPGQTLLVSGASDGVGSAVLQIARERGIKVIGTAGAANQDYLRGLGALATTYGDGWADRVRGLGRVDAALDLAGSGVIRELVELTGDPGKVVTIADLDAPESGVRFSGVAGSVQHALAEAAALISRGRLHIPVEKSYALTEAAAAHADSRAGHTRGRRVIIV; encoded by the coding sequence ATGAAGAAAGTGAGCTTCGCCGAGTTCGGTTCCCCCGACGTCCTCCGCCTCATCGATGCCGAGGAGCCTCATGCGGGCCCAGGCGAGATACGTATCTCCGTACGTGCCGCGGGAGTGAACCCGGTCGACTGGCGCATCCGCGAAGGGCAGGTCCTCGGAGCGCATCCGACCCAGCTGCCGTCAGGGGTGGGCCTCGACGCCGCCGGAGTGGTGGACGAGGTCGGCGAGGGCGTCGGCGGAGTGGAGATCGGCGACTCCGTGTTCGGCGAAGGGGCCAGTACGTACGCCGAGTTCGCCGTGCTGGCGGCCTGGGCCCGGATGCCGGAGGGGCTGACCTTCGAGGAGGCGGCAGGATATCCGTCGGTGGTGGAGACCGCGCTGCGCGTCATCCGCGAGGTCGGCGTACGGCCCGGCCAGACCCTGCTGGTCAGCGGCGCGTCCGACGGCGTCGGTTCGGCAGTCCTGCAGATCGCGCGCGAGCGGGGCATCAAGGTCATCGGCACGGCCGGCGCCGCCAACCAGGACTACCTGCGCGGCCTGGGCGCGCTCGCCACGACGTACGGCGATGGCTGGGCCGATCGGGTACGCGGCCTGGGACGCGTCGACGCGGCACTTGACCTGGCGGGCTCCGGCGTGATCCGCGAGCTCGTCGAACTGACCGGAGACCCGGGGAAGGTGGTCACCATCGCGGACCTGGACGCGCCGGAGTCCGGCGTCCGCTTCTCCGGCGTGGCGGGCAGCGTGCAGCACGCGCTGGCCGAAGCCGCCGCGCTCATCTCGCGCGGCAGGCTGCACATCCCGGTCGAGAAGTCCTACGCACTGACGGAGGCCGCGGCCGCGCACGCCGACAGCCGGGCAGGCCACACGCGGGGCCGCCGCGTCATCATCGTCTGA
- a CDS encoding amidase domain-containing protein — MPQALEQGATDTLTPLLSGVVTSPAQERIRAEFALRDENSKNLSAVHLPDAWVDSGLRAATQVPAGALTSGTTYLWAMRACTDAGCSAWSYEQELTAREGPSPKPPVTTTLSLSGDTLTDATAAVREATPAVKNTQLTLDADHAIWVAPDLTKVPAGARITKAKLELTPVRGAQRPVEIYELLEPWTAPHKSDGLPGLLDEAPFADAAHLADQDLAPVVQSWLEQDSAEGLALQLPKGSKDSVVYHSGLARDAAQRPQFVIDYVPAAAPGRPQDVRTTPGHGGLLATWNPPQDNGSAGDDLEYTVAVQKDNGTEAARLTTATPYAVISGLTDQSAYRVSVQARTAHGTSPAALSEPVSTKSVPGGAVIYRDIVQQYLNARAGLFTDRYPTAAAALAAAPRSASFANLLNAQAPGLLESRDLLARHGRSYSDATAQLSDVLVGVDTDGAVFLRASVTEAASLNLDGTSETDEGHSEQRFTFSSNGGAPILHLEADAPAAETVLTETPSTWTGLDVAPPQELDADQVPDEPIDLGVDGFPVDEAAGPVPVALRAAAVAGSGTAKWATKNIGTKWEYQQDCTNFVSKALYYGGKMKTRSGGRKHDRAWWQQYYLFGSIKNKSYTWSGAENFRRHMTKYRKAPSVSKKNARPGDIVMFKWKKEKVYNHAAVVVGNSGRDLQLRQHGGTSKTTLSAAIARYKRKANYIERVIILRPKSRG; from the coding sequence ATGCCGCAGGCTCTTGAGCAGGGTGCCACCGACACCCTGACCCCGTTGCTCTCCGGCGTCGTCACCAGCCCCGCACAGGAGCGGATACGGGCAGAGTTCGCCCTGCGCGACGAGAACAGCAAGAACCTCAGCGCCGTACACCTACCCGACGCGTGGGTGGACAGCGGCTTGCGCGCCGCGACCCAGGTACCCGCAGGCGCGCTCACTTCCGGCACCACCTACCTCTGGGCCATGCGCGCCTGCACCGACGCCGGCTGCTCGGCATGGTCCTACGAGCAGGAGCTCACCGCCCGTGAGGGACCCAGCCCGAAGCCGCCGGTGACCACGACGCTGTCCCTGAGCGGTGACACGCTTACCGATGCCACCGCCGCGGTACGCGAGGCCACCCCCGCTGTGAAGAACACGCAGCTCACCCTTGACGCCGACCACGCCATCTGGGTCGCGCCTGATCTCACCAAGGTGCCCGCCGGAGCGCGGATTACCAAGGCCAAGCTGGAGCTCACGCCCGTACGTGGAGCACAACGGCCGGTCGAGATCTACGAATTGCTGGAACCCTGGACTGCCCCACACAAGAGTGACGGCCTTCCGGGCCTGCTCGACGAAGCTCCCTTCGCCGACGCCGCTCACCTGGCGGACCAGGACCTCGCTCCCGTCGTTCAGTCCTGGCTGGAGCAGGACAGCGCAGAGGGCCTGGCCCTGCAGTTGCCGAAGGGCTCCAAGGACTCCGTGGTCTATCACTCGGGCCTGGCCAGAGATGCCGCACAGCGTCCGCAGTTCGTGATCGACTACGTGCCCGCTGCCGCCCCGGGCCGCCCGCAGGACGTTCGGACCACACCCGGACACGGCGGGCTGCTGGCCACCTGGAATCCGCCGCAGGACAACGGCTCGGCCGGTGATGACCTGGAATACACCGTTGCCGTACAGAAGGACAACGGCACCGAAGCCGCCAGGCTGACCACCGCCACCCCGTACGCCGTCATCTCCGGCCTGACCGACCAGTCCGCCTACCGGGTATCCGTGCAGGCCCGTACCGCCCACGGCACAAGCCCAGCCGCCCTCTCCGAACCCGTGAGCACAAAGAGCGTTCCCGGCGGGGCAGTCATCTACCGGGACATCGTCCAGCAATACCTCAACGCCCGAGCCGGCCTCTTCACCGATCGATACCCGACGGCCGCCGCCGCGCTCGCCGCGGCCCCCCGGAGCGCATCCTTCGCCAACCTGCTGAACGCTCAAGCCCCCGGACTCCTTGAGTCCCGGGACCTGCTCGCTCGGCACGGCCGCAGCTACAGCGATGCGACAGCCCAGCTCTCCGACGTCCTCGTCGGTGTCGATACCGACGGAGCGGTATTCCTGCGGGCATCAGTCACCGAGGCCGCCTCGCTGAACCTGGACGGGACGAGCGAGACCGACGAAGGCCACAGCGAGCAGCGCTTCACGTTCAGCAGCAACGGGGGAGCCCCGATCCTGCACCTGGAAGCCGACGCGCCCGCCGCGGAAACCGTCCTCACCGAGACACCCTCCACATGGACCGGCCTGGACGTGGCACCTCCCCAGGAGCTGGACGCCGACCAAGTGCCGGACGAGCCGATCGACCTCGGCGTCGACGGCTTCCCCGTGGACGAGGCCGCGGGACCGGTCCCGGTGGCGCTGCGCGCCGCAGCGGTTGCCGGCTCGGGCACGGCTAAGTGGGCCACCAAGAACATCGGCACCAAATGGGAGTACCAGCAGGACTGCACCAACTTCGTCTCCAAGGCCCTCTACTACGGCGGGAAGATGAAGACTCGCTCCGGCGGCCGCAAACACGACCGGGCCTGGTGGCAGCAGTACTACCTGTTCGGCTCGATCAAGAACAAGAGCTACACCTGGTCAGGTGCCGAGAACTTCCGCCGCCACATGACGAAGTACCGCAAGGCTCCGTCGGTGTCGAAGAAGAACGCCCGTCCCGGTGACATCGTGATGTTCAAATGGAAGAAGGAGAAGGTGTACAACCACGCCGCAGTCGTAGTGGGCAACTCAGGCCGGGACCTCCAGCTAAGGCAGCACGGAGGCACCAGCAAGACCACCCTCAGCGCCGCCATTGCCCGCTACAAGCGCAAGGCCAACTACATCGAGCGCGTCATCATCCTGCGCCCCAAGTCGAGGGGATGA
- a CDS encoding DUF5133 domain-containing protein: MLLPCPDTIRTLLARYYELQLEHSQDSHYELQRSLEDVTYTLCVSTGTRTVQDALLAAEAILRTSPTDQQPVLQIPEQRYTPPGSASHPSAP, from the coding sequence ATGCTGCTCCCTTGCCCGGACACGATTCGCACGCTGCTGGCGCGCTACTACGAGCTGCAACTGGAACACTCCCAGGACTCCCACTACGAGCTCCAGCGGAGTCTGGAGGACGTGACGTACACGTTGTGCGTCAGTACCGGCACCCGGACCGTCCAGGACGCACTGCTCGCGGCGGAAGCAATCCTGCGGACGTCACCGACGGATCAGCAACCCGTACTTCAGATCCCGGAGCAGCGGTACACGCCACCTGGCTCCGCCTCACACCCCTCGGCTCCCTGA
- a CDS encoding serine hydrolase domain-containing protein, whose product MTMNNRRRLAVGTALIAVLAAGVAPAANAHAAPAGSAAPRPTATAPDMEGVVAALNDAMAQGAPGAMARFTGHSGVEARTVGVRARASGAAMDIRARFRIGSVSKTFSSVVLLQLAQEGRLELDAPVNRYLPGLLPDDRITVRHLLTHRSGLADYTDTMFEHTVPGFEAVRNRVFGYRELVDLSLSEPRTTEPGVSYAYSNTNFVVVGMLIEKITGKPVVKEYQHRIIQPLGLRDTSYVHPDVRIAGLRVRGYLHPDQAGGPLVDSTEQTVSWAQSAGAVISSPADLNTFMTALMRGRLLAPKTLKAMTTVTPTDATDTRFYGLGLRRYDLSCGTQIYGHTGTVQGYYTYAFATRDGRRSLSAMANTSNKGSANTALGGTLEAAFCGKKRTATTTMSAETEPFTVPAEPDLPERR is encoded by the coding sequence ATGACGATGAACAACCGCCGCCGTCTCGCCGTGGGCACCGCCCTGATCGCGGTCCTCGCAGCGGGGGTCGCCCCTGCCGCGAACGCCCACGCCGCCCCCGCAGGTTCTGCCGCACCGCGCCCGACCGCCACCGCCCCCGACATGGAGGGCGTCGTCGCGGCGCTGAACGACGCCATGGCACAGGGCGCTCCGGGAGCGATGGCCCGGTTCACCGGCCACTCGGGCGTTGAGGCCCGCACCGTCGGAGTGCGGGCCCGGGCTTCGGGCGCAGCCATGGACATCCGCGCACGCTTCCGCATCGGAAGCGTGAGCAAGACCTTCTCCAGTGTGGTCCTGCTCCAACTCGCACAGGAAGGCAGACTGGAGCTCGACGCCCCGGTGAACCGGTACCTTCCCGGGCTGCTGCCCGACGACCGGATCACCGTGCGGCACCTGCTGACTCACCGCAGTGGACTGGCCGACTACACCGACACGATGTTCGAGCACACCGTGCCCGGCTTCGAGGCCGTGCGTAACCGGGTTTTCGGCTACCGGGAACTGGTCGACCTCTCGCTGAGCGAACCCCGCACCACCGAACCAGGGGTGTCGTACGCGTACTCCAACACCAATTTCGTGGTCGTCGGCATGCTGATCGAGAAGATCACCGGAAAGCCGGTCGTCAAGGAGTACCAGCACCGCATCATCCAGCCGCTGGGGCTGCGTGACACCTCGTACGTGCACCCCGACGTCCGGATCGCCGGGCTCCGCGTACGCGGCTATCTGCACCCGGACCAGGCGGGCGGGCCCCTGGTGGACTCCACCGAACAGACCGTCTCCTGGGCGCAGTCGGCCGGAGCGGTGATCTCCAGCCCGGCTGACCTCAACACCTTCATGACCGCGCTGATGCGGGGCAGGCTGCTGGCCCCGAAGACGCTGAAGGCCATGACCACCGTCACTCCGACCGACGCCACGGACACGCGCTTCTACGGCCTCGGGCTGCGCCGTTACGATCTGTCCTGCGGTACGCAGATCTACGGCCACACCGGCACGGTGCAGGGGTACTACACCTATGCCTTCGCGACCCGCGACGGCCGGCGCAGCCTCTCCGCGATGGCCAACACCTCGAACAAGGGGTCCGCCAACACGGCGCTCGGCGGAACGCTTGAGGCCGCTTTCTGCGGCAAGAAGCGTACCGCGACGACCACGATGTCCGCTGAGACCGAGCCGTTCACGGTGCCCGCCGAACCGGACCTGCCCGAACGCCGCTGA